The proteins below come from a single Procambarus clarkii isolate CNS0578487 chromosome 44, FALCON_Pclarkii_2.0, whole genome shotgun sequence genomic window:
- the LOC138350221 gene encoding zinc finger protein 595-like, protein MLRYIGETSAVCPKESGQEFTLLKPVEDTGEKLEDSSSVTTYPLHEETEEQGASMLRYIGETSAVCPKESGQEFTLLKPVEDSGEKLEVSPKYGEGYTELRRRRAVHSGEKSEESPKYGEGSTVLRRRRAVHSGEKSEVSPKYGEGSTVLRKRRAVQSGEKSEESPKYGEGSTVLRRRKAVHSGEKSEESPKYGEGSPLPKKRRAVRSGVKPTLCDRYPGEKSEVFPKSGQEFPLLKTVEQGRLGHTGEKLEACPESGERSTLLKKQMVADRPSCYQCGKTFSDRSGLNKHMLVHTGVKSHVCEECGKKFLRNDYLQQHLMAHSGDKHFLCKHCGKRFCRLGNLNDHMMGHNGTRPHMCHVCDKLFSRPDYLKDHMVVHMI, encoded by the coding sequence ATGCTGCGGTACATTGGTGAAACGTCAGCAGTGTGTCCCAAGGAGTCTGGGCAAGAATTTACACTACTGAAGCCTGTGGAAGACACTGGTGAGAAGTTAGAAGACTCATCCTCTGTCACGACGTATCCTCTGCATGAGGAGACTGAGGAACAAGGCGCCAGTATGTTGAGGTACATTGGTGAGACGTCAGCAGTGTGTCCCAAGGAGTCTGGGCAAGAATTTACACTACTGAAGCCTGTGGAAGACTCTGGTGAGAAGTTAGAAGTGAGTCCCAAGTATGGGGAAGGATATACAGAACTGAGGAGACGAAGGGCTGTACATAGTGGTGAGAAGTCAGAAGAGAGTCCCAAGTATGGGGAAGGATCTACAGTACTGAGGAGACGAAGGGCTGTACATAGTGGTGAGAAGTCAGAAGTGAGTCCCAAGTATGGGGAAGGATCTACAGTACTGAGGAAAAGGAGGGCTGTACAAAGTGGTGAGAAGTCAGAAGAGAGTCCCAAGTATGGGGAAGGATCTACAGTACTGAGGAGACGAAAGGCTGTACATAGTGGTGAGAAGTCAGAAGAGAGTCCCAAGTATGGGGAAGGATCTCCACTACCGAAGAAACGGAGGGCGGTACGTAGTGGTGTGAAGCCTACGTTATGTGACCGGTATCCTGGTGAGAAGTCAGAAGTATTTCCCAAGTCTGGCCAAGAATTTCCACTACTTAAGACTGTGGAACAAGGCAGGCTGGGGCATACTGGTGAGAAGTTAGAAGCGTGTCCAGAGTCCGGGGAAAGATCTACACTACTGAAGAAGCAAATGGTGGCAGATAGGCCGTCATGTTACCAGTGTGGGAAAACCTTCAGCGACCGCAGTGGCTTAAACAAGCACATGCTCGTCCATACTGGCGTTAAATCTcacgtgtgtgaagagtgtgggaAAAAGTTCCTTCGAAATGATTATTTGCAGCAGCACCTGATGGCCCACAGTGGTGATAAACACTTCCTGTGCAAGCACTGCGGGAAAAGATTCTGCCGACTTGGCAACTTGAATGATCACATGATGGGACATAATGGTACGAGACCTcacatgtgtcatgtgtgtgatAAACTATTCAGCAGACCGGACTATCTGAAGGACCACATGGTGGTTCATATGATTTGA